The DNA window NNNNNNNNNNNNNNNNNNNNNNNNNNNNNNNNNNNNNNNNNNNNNNNNNNNNNNNNNNNNNNNNNNNNNNNNNNNNNNNNNNNNNNNNNNNNNNNNNNNNNNNNNNNNNNNNNNNNNNNNNNNNNNNNNNNNNNNNNNNNNNNNNNNNNNNNNNNNNNNNNNNNNNNNNNNNNNNNNNNNNNNNNNNNNNNNNNNNNNNNNNNNNNNNNNNNNNNNNNNNNNNNNNNNNNNNNNNNNNNNNNNNNNNNNNNNNNNNNNNNNNNNNNNNNNNNNNNNNNNNNNNNNNNNNNNNNNNNNNNNNNNNNNNNNNNNNNNNNNNNNNNNNNNNNNNNNNNNNNNNNNNNNNNNNNNNNNNNNNNNNNNNNNNNNNNNNNNNNNNNNNNNNNNNNNNNNNNNNNNNNNNNNNNNNNNNNNNNNNNNNNNNNNNNNNNNNNNNNNNNNNNNNNNNNNNNNNNNNNNNNNNNNNNNNNNNNNNNNNNNNNNNNNNNNNNNNNNNNNNNNNNNNNNNNNNNNNNNNNNNNNNNNNNNNNNNNNNNNNNNNNNNNNNNNNNNNNNNNNNNNNNNNNNNNNNNNNNNNNNNNNNNNNNNNNNNNNNNNNNNNNNNNNNNNNNNNNNNNNNNNNNNNNNNNNNNNNNNNNNNNNNNNNNNNNNNNNNNNNNNNNNNNNNNNNNNNNNNNNNNNNNNNNNNNNNNNNNNNNNNNNNNNNNNNNNNNNNNNNNNNNNNNNNNNNNNNNNNNNNNNNNNNNNNNNNNNNNNNNNNNNNNNNNNNNNNNNNNNNNNNNNNNNNNNNNNNNNNNNNNNNNNNNNNNNNNNNNNNNNNNNNNNNNNNNNNNNNNNNNNNNNNNNNNNNNNNNNNNNNNNNNNNNNNNNNNNNNNNNNNNNNNNNNNNNNNNNNNNNNNNNNNNNNNNNNNNNNNNNNNNNNNNNNNNNNNNNNNNNNNNNNNNNNNNNNNNNNNNNNNNNNNNNNNNNNNNNNNNNNNNNNNNNNNNNNNNNNNNNNNNNNNNNNNNNNNNNNNNNNNNNNNNNNNNNNNNNNNNNNNNNNNNNNNNNNNNNNNNNNNNNNNNNNNNNNNNNNNNNNNNNNNNNNNNNNNNNNNNNNNNNNNNNNNNNNNNNNNNNNNNNNNNNNNNNNNNNNNNNNNNNNNNNNNNNNNNNNNNNNNNNNNNNNNNNNNNNNNNNNNNNNNNNNNNNNNNNNNNNNNNNNNNNNNNNNNNNNNNNNNNNNNNNNNNNNNNNNNNNNNNNNNNNNNNNNNNNNNNNNNNNNNNNNNNNNNNNNNNNNNNNNNNNNNNNNNNNNNNNNNNNNNNNNNNNNNNNNNNNNNNNNNNNNNNNNNNNNNNNNNNNNNNNNNNNNNNNNNNNNNNNNNNNNNNNNNNNNNNNNNNNNNNNNNNNNNNNNNNNNNNNNNNNNNNNNNNNNNNNNNNNNNNNNNNNNNNNNNNNNNNNNNNNNNNNNNNNNNNNNNNNNNNNNNNNNNNNNNNNNNNNNNNNNNNNNNNNNNNNNNNNNNNNNNNNNNNNNNNNNNNNNNNNNNNNNNNNNNNNNNNNNNNNNNNNNNNNNNNNNNNNNNNNNNNNNNNNNNNNNNNNNNNNNNNNNNNNNNNNNNNNNNNNNNNNNNNNNNNNNNNNNNNNNNNNNNNNNNNNNNNNNNNNNNNNNNNNNNNNNNNNNNNNNNNNNNNNNNNNNNNNNNNNNNNNNNNNNNNNNNNNNNNNNNNNNNNNNNNNNNNNNNNNNNNNNNNNNNNNNNNNNNNNNNNNNNNNNNNNNNNNNNNNNNNNNNNNNNNNCCGGCGGCGGTGCTGGTCAGACTGGGAGCAGGACCGGCGGCGGTACTGGTCAGACTGGGAGCAGGACCGGCGGCGGTGCTGGTCAGACTGGGAGCCCACCTGAGCAGGACCGGCGGCGGTACTGGTCAGACTGGGAGCAGGACCGGCGGCGGTGCTGGTCAGACTGGGAGCCCACCTGAGCATGGCGGCGATGGGGTGCGGCGTGGCGAGCTTGGCCAGGCTGCGCAGGTCCAGAGAGAAGCAGTAGTGATGGGCGGAGGACGGGATGGACACTTTGGGGGCGGAGACGCTGACAGAGGACGCTGCGCCTTCAGGGTGACGAAGAGGAGCATCACCTTCATCACCTGCCGCCAGCTTCCTGTCGAgctcctgctcctccagcaGACTCTCCGCCTCGCTCTCCGTACGGAacgaaggaggaggaagaggaggggaagCGGCAGGTTTCTGGGTCGGAGCGACAGCAGGAGGGAGAGGCGGAGCTCTGCTGGGATCCTTTACCctcaaaacctgaaaaacactaaatatttaaaatacccagataatgataaaaaacaaaacttaaccTTTGAACTCTCACCTATTTCATCATCAATACTTTCAGCAACTTTATGAAGctcaaacaacaaataacagagttaaagatttaaaactgcTTCTCTGCCAAATTCAGCTTAACATTGactctgctgccctctagtggccgCCAAGGAGAAGACAGGAATATAATAAACCAGAAATTATTCcaggattaaattaaaaaatctgacAGTCACAGATAAATACAACTCTGAGGAGCTCCATAGAAAGTATCCACCCCCTTGGATGCTTTAccatttttactgtttcatgaataaaacatgaaaaaagtacatttttgacaaataatttagaaaaaaaagtgaaaactggtttctaaaaaatgacaaaattatttaaacttacAATAAGTTACTGTAAAAGTTTTCACGCCCCTCCAGTCCCAGCAGGGAGTCAGAGTGGATCCCTCACTTTCCTGCTAAACACTTGCAGCtttatgttaaacatttttattaaactattattttgtagaaatcagttttcacgttgagattaaaggtttttttgtaattttttttctgataattgTAATTTTGCTGCTAATgtctgatttgtaaaagcaacaaaaagggtAAAATATCCAGgaggatttttaaatattaagtaaaaCTATATACAGTAAACTGATGtttaaacatctaaataaaaactttgaattaatgttttatttttatgcttttatagCTGCTATTTTGCTGCACTATAAATCATTtcttgtagttttgtgtgtgaattaaatggttgttttaatgtttattaataagCTCTGTCCCTTactaaataaattcatattgtATTAAATAAAGCCAGATGGCAACAACATGAATATGTTGATCCGGTGCCAGAACGGGCCGGTACCAGAACACGACATGCCTAATCACAGCAATTCAAACTCAAAGATCCTTTATTGatccaaagggaaatgaaacgTTGCTGTATCTGCGGTTTCCTGCAGCGTTGTGGCGTTTCCCTACCTGCGGCGCTGGCTCCTCCCTCCTCAGGGTGACGGCCACGCCCACCGTcggctgcagctctgcagggaGAGCCGGCAGCTTGCTGCGCGGCGGCGGCTGCAGGACGAACGCCCCCTCCACCGTGGCGCCCTTGGCCTCCAGGTCGTCGGCGGTGGCGGCGGCAGCGAGGGCGGACAGCGAAACGTCGCTGCTGCCCAGAGAGCGGTTCCCGCAGCACAGGTGGACCTGCGGACGCAGCGGGACGTCAGGACCGGCAGCCGCCATGACGCTTCGGTCAGAGGCGCCGGCTCACCTGTAGGCTGGACTGCTGCGTCAGGAAGGCCTGCAGCGCCTGCGTGCTGCTGCGGATGCGCACCGAGGCGCGCTCCGGCTCGAAGTCTGGACTCAGCAGGTTGTGGAACGGCTCGCTGGTGATGTCGTTCCCCAGCAGGgagtagtagaagaagaaaccaGAGTCCTCCGCTAGCAGCTTCTTGGTGCTGGGAATCAGCTGCAGCAACGACAGAAAACAACCTGGAGTCAGTTTgaagaaagatggaaagaaaaataaaacctaaccAGACACGTCATCCAGCTCCAAGATCAATTCAAaactttaagactttttttaaatcacaaatttaAGATCCAAACATAAACTTGTCAGTTAGCAACAATTTGAACATAAAACATGAGTTTTAGGTTCCAAGTTCTGAAAAACGTTCCAGAGATGaagaaaaacgtttttatgttttcttgtaGTGAAGCATCTTAAAACGAAGcctgaaaactaaaaacaccTGCAGCTTGCTGGCAGACCGACCTGGAGGTTTTGTGTGTTTCGTGTTTCACATGCAGTCCATCAACATTTTTACGACTTCTTTACGATTTTAACAACaattaaggttttatttttagatcgATGAATTCAACCCctattaagactttttaaggttCTTTCATCGAGACAGAAACAGTTTGAGAAAAACTCCAGACGTGTGAGTCCGTTACCTTTGTCATCAAAGATCGGATCATTTCTAAAAGCCCCGAAACCAAAAACCCCAGAATTTACTTTCCTGATGACATCATAGGAAATGTGACCAGTGAGGAAGCTGACGGATTTCCTCACCTGTTCCAGTTTGGTAGCGAAGGCGACGGTAACGGAGAGGACGAACATGTCGCCACAGCGACCCGCAGGCCCGACCTGATGGTAGCCCTGGTCCGGGATCAGCTCCGCCTCCAGCCTGGCGGGCAGAGCGCCGCCCGCCGGGCCAGAACCTGCAGCATAAAAacctcatgtttttattcagacagGACCAGAAACACCTCTGGAAATATGTTCTACacaaaatgtcagtaaaatgtttttcttttctttaattacattttttattcatgtgcatcttttaatgtttttctaatattgtataaaaaaaagctcaagtgGTGAAATGAAAAGTCTGCAGAATGCGTCTATTTCTCCCCCGATTAATTGTGAGGATAATGAATTACTACAATAATCATGAGCTGCTCTCTGGTTCCAGAGCATCAGCAGGTAAACCAGCCGGTTCTGCCGGGTCCCAAACCCCCCATATTGAGCAGAGCGGGTCCAGACCAGCCGACCTTGTCGAGGCGCCGCCTTCTTGGCTCGGATCTTGTCAGGAGAAGCTGCTGCGGCCTTGGCGTCGTTCTCCAGCAGCGTGCCGACGAGCAGCGCCGCCTTCTGCTTGGTGTATTTACTGCTGAGCAGCGGGTGCCAGCGGGGATCCTGGAACACAGCGCAGCCTCGTCACCACGGCGACGAAACACGCTCACCTGGCCTGCAGCGGCCGCTTTACCTGCCTGGCCTCCTGGACCGATCGCAGGTCCAGGACGATGTAGCCAACGCTCTCCTTCTTCTTGCTGACGGAGTCCAGGGTGAAGCACTGCAGCTTGATGGGCGTCCGCTGCAGCCTGGAGGGACAGAGGGACAACATGGAGGGACAGAGGGTCAANNNNNNNNNNNNNNNNNNNNNNNNNNNNNNNNNNNNNNNNNNNNNNNNNNNNNNNNNNNNNNNNNNNNNNNNNNNNNNNNNNNNNNNNNNNNNNNNNNNNNNNNNNNNNNNNNNNNNNNNNNNNNNNNNNNNNNNNNNNNNNNNNNNNNNNNNNNNNNNNNNNNNNNNNNNNNNNNNNNNNNNNNNNNNNNNNNNNNNNNNNNNNNNNNNNNNNNNNNNNNNNNNNNNNNNNNNNNNNNNNNNNNNNNNNNNNNNNNNNNNNNNNNNNNNNNNNNNNNNNNNNNNNNNNNNNNNNNNNNNNNNNNNNNNNNNNNNNNNNNNNNNNNNNNNNNNNNNNNNNNNNNNNNNNNNNNNNNNNNNNNNNNNNNNNNNNNNNNNNNNNNNNNNNNNNNNNNNNNNNNNNNNNNNNNNNNNNNNNNNNNNNNNNNNNNNNNNNNNNNNNNNNNNNNNNNNNNNNNNNNNNNNNNNNNNNNNNNNNNNNNNNNNNNNNNNNNNNNNNNNNNNNNNNNNNNNNNNNNNNNNNNNNNNNNNNNNNNNNNNNNNNNNNNNNNNNNNNNNNNNNNNNNNNNNNNNNNNNNNNNNNNNNNNNNNNNNNNNNNNNNNNNNNNNNNNNNNNNNNNNNNNNNNNNNNNNNNNNNNNNNNNNNNNNNNNNNNNNNNNNNNNNNNNNNNNNNNNNNNNNNNNNNNNNNNNNNNNNNNNNNNNNNNNNNNNNNNNNNNNNNNNNNNNNNNNNNNNNNNNNNNNNNNNNNNNNNNNNNNNNNNNNNNNNNNNNNNNNNNNNNNNNNNNNNNNNNNNNNNNNNNNNNNNNNNNNNNNNNNNNNNNNNNNNNNNNNNNNNNNNNNNNNNNNNNNNNNNNNNNNNNNNNNNNNNNNNNNNNNNNNNNNNNNNNNNNNNNNNNNNNNNNNNNNNNNNNNNNNNNNNNNNNNNNNNNNNNNNNNNNNNNNNNNNNNNNNNNNNNNNNNNNNNNNNNNNNNNNNNNNNNNNNNNNNNNNNNNNNNNNNNNNNNNNNNNNNNNNNNNNNNNNNNNNNNNNNNNNNNNNNNNNNNNNNNNNNNNNNNNNNNNNNNNNNNNNNNNNNNNNNNNNNNNNNNNNNNNNNNNNNNCAATATGGAGGGACAGACGGTCAGCATGGAGGGACAGACGGTCAGCATGGAGGGACAGACGGTCAGCATGAAGGGACAGAGTGTAGGGACAGACGGTCAGCATGGAGGGACAGAGCAGAAGGACAGGGCGTCCACACGGAGGGACACCTGTGCTGATGCAGCGTCTTGCGGTCCAGCTCCCAGGCCAGCTCGGTGCTGAACTGCGGCTGCTCTCGATGCTCCACTGGATCCGTTTCCAGATGTTCGCCGTCGAAGCTCGCCTGGACCACCAGGCTGAGACGAGGGCTCTTCGGAAAATGGCGCCCTGATGACAACAGCTCGTTACATATATTTATCAGCTCATGTCCTCATAACCCCCAGCATTCCGATGGACATTTGTCCAAGCCAGGCTCCTTTTCTCACTCAGTTCAAAGTGAACCAGCAACGACCAACGACGTCAACATGCAGTGTTTTAATGCAGGTTTAATgcaggttttaatttaattcagttagATTAAAAACACGTCGCTGATCCCAGAGGGAAACTACATGATGTCATCACTACCATCATCCACCGTCTCCAGAGAGTCGCCGTAGATTTCCTGCAGCAGTCAGTCCtccaacaaatctgaagaggctCTGACTGCTGCTGACAGCTCCGATATCCCCActaacatgtcctggatgatgACGCCAAGCTCTGCTCATCCacctcttttgcttttgctgctcttcCTTAGCTCTCTGTCTGGCCGTGTGGTTAGGATGGAGGAAAACTGCTTTTAGTTATTCATTTTCAATGAGTTTACcttaataaaaattatataccCAAATTAGAGGAgatgaattaatattttagaatgttttaggaatataaacattcaaatatttgaaaaattattaagttaacagttgatttctttgaaaacaacatGGAGTTACATATTAATGTACTGTCATttgcattattaaaatattttttcttttgtagacAGGGCACCAAACCTGGCTCCAGGGCCCCCCATCTTTTTAAATCCggccctgctgctgctgctgcataaaCATTAACGCAATCACCTTTTCTACGTGAAATATTTTCgtcattttgtaaaaatcgGCTTTAATATTGACgctaaaatgcttttttatcatcatttgtttgtcaaaaagctacattttgttGTTCATGACTAGTTTGTAAAAACAATCATAGTAAAAACTGAATACTTTTACAGTCTCTGCATTTCTCTCCCAAATTAAAGGTTTATCCTAAACCACGttaaactttttacttttgccaGCCTGCAGCTATAACGTTTATAAATGAAGTGCAGCCCTGATTTATTCAGCcgttttaacatattttgctgtagccagaaacaggaaaactggGCTGTTTGTTTAGAACTGAAAAGGCTGAAAAAGCAGCAGCCGGTTCATCCCACCTCAACTGGCCGTTTACCGGAACCCAACGGTCGGACTCCAGCCGCTAACGCGACCGCTTCATCCTCCCCCAGAAACAGAGTAAAAACCACCGGAAGAAGCTAAAAGCACCTGCAGTTCGAGCTCCGACTGTCCCCGCTCATCCCTTTAAACCCGGCTCACCTTCCAGAATGGACACGACGATGAGAAGTTGGTCGGACTTCGCAGCCATGTTGACATCAGCTCCGCTTcaaaagaaggagaagaagaaaaacgaaaaaaaaaaacgacgtcGAAGCGACAAACTCCGTCTTCACGTCGTCGGTTTCATTTAGGGTTCAATTGTTGGGCTGTGACTGTTGACAGTtggtgtttaatttaaaaaaaaaaaaaaaaaagaagcagagcgTCACCGACCGTTACGACATCGAACAGCCGCTTTGTTGTCAAGCTTTGGCGCCACACATCCTGTTTTAAAAGCGGAGAAAGTGAAGGAGGCGCGCGCCACAGCGCCTCTGCCGGTTGGAGGCGGGACTGCACGCATTGaatcggtaaaaaaaaaaagtaacgtAAAAAGGCGACGGTACTCAAATACAGTCACTGATTTAATGCTTTACATCGAAAACACAAAAGCATATAAAGTCACTTCATGTAAAGTTATCCtcaaaagactaaaataaaacaaaaataacaattacaaaacaacaaattcacgcaaaagaaaaaaatcaaacacatattttttttcaagataaaacttattaaatgcatatttacagtaggtgttgcatatatttatttgagtttaaaatacttatttacCATTTTCACCTCCAAATGggtcagcaaataaaaaaatattagaataacAAAGCTTGTCTACAAACAAGAAGTCTCACTCTGACATAAATTATAAGTTTgtgtctgaaacatttttgatcaaaatatgtttgaaatgcAGAAATTTCACACAAGCAGAgtggaaaaattaataataatattactcaaataaaaataaaaatacggTTCTCcttaaagtatttttctaaaaaaaaatactgcatatCTGTGGcatattttgttgcattgttttttgtattttttttattacatgtataaaatatatgcatttaATACAACAGCTAAGAAAGAGCTGAGCATAAAAGCGAAGCTTTAATTTTCCTGTTTCAGCTGCTACACATAAAAACAGGTGAAATTATTTCCTCTAAGAGTGTAGCTCGTTCTGTAAATACttacatttgaagaaaataaatacaaaccagtatatatatataaacatccTTTAATCATGATTGCCAACCATATGAATTAAGGCATATACAGtataaaaaagcaacagcagGACTTATGTTTATACAGTTTCTGAGCGTTTTTTACTGGTTAAACCAGGCGGATGAACTGAACATAACAAGCAGCCTCTATGAGACAACAACAGTGTCTCCAAAAAGTAGATTGAAGTTTGTAAACAGAGTCCATCACGCTAAATTCAAGTAATAAAATGAGCACTGAAACTATGAAGGTATGTTGTTGTGTTGGTGAGGCAGAGCCGCTGATAGAAAAGCTGGGGCTGCTTGTTCTCAGCcttgttctgctgtttttacGTTGTTTCTATTTATAAATGCATgagcttaattttttaaatgttagtttAAAGTAACATTCGGTATGTCCCTCGAGTTTGGAGATCCACAAGGACCAAAGTGCTGCAGAAACAGTGAGCTGTCAGCGAGCTAACGTTGTGTTTACAGTCGTCCAGCAGGAGTTGCAAACCAGCTGCCGgccaaatatttaataaagagtTTGATCCAGACGCTTTAAATGACAAGATTTATGACCATCCAGTTATTTAggctttttttaagcaaaataattGTAGACCAACTTGGTCAGATAAAATAATGCTGAAGGTTTGGCAGTGTTACAACACCAGAGGTAAAAGCTGATTGTGTTTATCAGAGGCTCTGCTGGGAGCAGAAAACGGGCAAAACATCCACCACACTCATTAACGACACAAATGTGTACCATAGTTACTTTGTGCATCCATTTACCATCATCAGATATTAAGTTAGTCATTATTTTCTATAACATGCTAATTATCacttaataaagaaaataaagcatctCCAAACCTGCTCAGGCTAGGCTgcaaccaagaaaaaaaaaaaaatcaaaataacgtgtttttaaaaacttttcttcatGAGCTGGAAAAATACAGTCCTGCTGCATGTAAATGTTCTAACAAACAATTTACACATTTATAGGAACAAGATATCGAAGCATTAAACTCTGTCTTGTAACAAAcaacaaagtgacatttttggtttttggtcAAAATAATTCCTAGTTTACCTAAAGAAAAATGCCCTGATCTGTTTGTAAACATATCAGTTTAACACTGActttagttttttaataaactttatacTGAGgttaaaacttaatgttttGGGCTACATTTTGTCCACATCAGTGATACTAAAAACACAGCATGCAATGCCAGgaagaaatgaaacaacaaaaactaatttagattaaaaaaagatcaaaattaagacaaactagtttacaaattaaaatgttttaattgataAAGGGAAACTGTTGCCTGTCTTGATCTATCtaatctaattttattattatcatcatttaaCATGTTGTGAAGAAAgtttaataactaataaaaatggCAATCTGACCTTTTGGAACAGGattgttttgaaacaaacatgaacaaaagTGCAACTGAGATAAAAgtaattagattttaattggGCCTGTTGGTTTTTATATAAAGTACCATAAGACAACATTTATTGTGATTTGGCACTGTGTAAACTGAATCTaacctaattaaataaatgtaatcctCTTCATAACATttatcacaaaacattaaatttcttAAAACACTGACCGCAAAATGGgaatgttgttttatatttagttgAAATAATGCCGTTTTGTTTAAATCAAAGAGAAATAAGGTGTAACCGTAATTAGCATCTGCTAATCTGTATTGTTATGGCTAATTTACTGTATGTAGCATAACTAGCCTTAATTAGCTGTTGATATTTTTCCTTCATGATTAGTTTTAGCTGCAGAAAACACCTAAATATCAAACTGTCAACCTCccataaaatttaaatgttcttttgaaaatatacaGTCTAACGTGATCTACTTGTGTTAGCGAACTGATTTGGCTTGCAAGCTAATAGCTAGCCAAATCTAATTACTCCTTTTGTTTCGTTCAGTGTtaccaacataaaaacaaacatttaaataaatatgatgaataaaatgtatagtttctattattattttaacatattttaatgttgtcGCCAAAAATCGCACAGCTAAGATGCTCCCAGCTATGCTAACAGGTGAGCTAATATAGCTCTGCCAGTGAGACCTGTAGATTTTGAAACAATCCACCCCAACTTCTCCTAAAAATATTgctgacttcattttaatttagataACAAATACGTTGTTCCTTTATCTTTCAGCTAaaccaacatttatttcagcaaacaTCATCACATCCATGTCATATTAGCAAGAACAGCTAGCTCTCAGGCTAGCAGTTGAAACGTTTTATGATGTTAGCTTAAATTTGGACTACTATGCATCaaagcacaatttttttttaaaaacaacttaaatttgaTATCTGATGTTTTGATAATTCagtacaaaattaaattttctttcaGATTAAATGCTTTTTCACCTGAACTTGATTGTGAAAAAGTGTGTGTAAACATGAGGTTTTGcttgaaacaaaaacttttgataAAATGTGTAACAGAAACTGAGCCGATGAGGGAAATAAACAGGCGAGTGAttctacttcctgttgggttCGCCTGCATCCCGCATGGCGATCAACAGAGTGAGCATGTCGGTGCTCCGCCATAAATCTGTACAGAATATATTTACACCACTGGGGTTGGTAAATGGCACTGGGTAGGTCGAAGTGAAGGTTTTACTCCCACATAAAGACAATACAATCAACATGGTTACACTCAAGTACAGGTTAGGTTTACAAATGTAGCGTCAGCACTATGAAGGAGGGAGGACCacttcaataatcagaatgagAACAATAATTATACACTTTTAGCTTCCTAATGCTGTTTTTGTCCCAAcggggctttaaaaaa is part of the Poecilia reticulata strain Guanapo linkage group LG9, Guppy_female_1.0+MT, whole genome shotgun sequence genome and encodes:
- the cep120 gene encoding centrosomal protein of 120 kDa, coding for MAAKSDQLLIVVSILEGRHFPKSPRLSLVVQASFDGEHLETDPVEHREQPQFSTELAWELDRKTLHQHRLQRTPIKLQCFTLDSVSKKKESVGYIVLDLRSVQEARQDPRWHPLLSSKYTKQKAALLVGTLLENDAKAAAASPDKIRAKKAAPRQGSGPAGGALPARLEAELIPDQGYHQVGPAGRCGDMFVLSVTVAFATKLEQLIPSTKKLLAEDSGFFFYYSLLGNDITSEPFHNLLSPDFEPERASVRIRSSTQALQAFLTQQSSLQVHLCCGNRSLGSSDVSLSALAAAATADDLEAKGATVEGAFVLQPPPRSKLPALPAELQPTVGVAVTLRREEPAPQVLRVKDPSRAPPLPPAVAPTQKPAASPPLPPPSFRTESEAESLLEEQELDRKLAAGDEGDAPLRHPEGAASSVSVSAPKVSIPSSAHHYCFSLDLRSLAKLATPHPIAAMLRWAPSLTSTAAGPAPSLTSTAAGPAQVGSQSDQHRRRSCSQSDQYRRRSCSQSDQHRRCCSRVPLVVELWDRGSSSRDQLLGSASIQLHQVLSSEKTRLGPAGDPGWRQTHQDRIPVVHPQRPAERVAELSYVATLQDLGFIKAKEVLVSDSIQDECPAVPKSSSRPAAPKPSLPPPAPQVPGAPPAPQATRDTLEYRAALELEMWKEEQEDLFDDQLKQKELRHMQALADEWRKRDGEREALVKKKELEFNQLEEKLQKTLCDLEKREKQLAEAELQTQRLQRELRAEHDLTQKELQEASRRLQREGDHLVALEREKVRLMEEERGRLLQQMADAEARYQQLQKEFQLYREQQNQRPEFRLQAEVNLLALEKVELERKLESTTKSKLHYKQQWGRALRELARFKQREQENAMARLKKQQAELEAMRLRYLATEEKDAVRQDRQELDDIRNELNRLKKQEEEKLGPAPAEPDSAPSLNLNESAEEHLSRLLEERDTLLRTGVYTHDDRIIAELSRQIQEAMRDRKL